A genomic window from Anguilla rostrata isolate EN2019 chromosome 14, ASM1855537v3, whole genome shotgun sequence includes:
- the arrdc3b gene encoding arrestin domain-containing protein 3b isoform X1 encodes MVLGKVKSFTVSYDCLNDSNIPLFSSGDSVSGRVIIEVTGEIRVKSLKIHAKGFAKVRWTESRNAGSNTAYTQNYTEEVEYLNHRDILIGHERDEDNSEESLTTIHSGRHEYAFSFELPQTPLATSFEGKHGSVRYWVKAELHRPWLLPMKVKKEFTVFEHIDINTPLLLAPQAGTKEKTLCCWFCTSGPISLSAKIERKGYTPGESIQIFAEIENCSSRVVVPKAAVYQTQTFYAKGKMKEVKQLVANLRGESLSSGKTETWSGKMLKIPPVSPSILDCSIIRVDYSLMVYVDIPGAVNMSLSLPLVIGTIPLHPFGSRTSSVSSQCSMTMSWLGMALPERPEAPPSYADIVTEERRLEAPVTRDEFEGTLFAYIQEFRFQPPPLYSEIDPNPDRANGTEEGRPDTCPSR; translated from the exons ATGGTGCTAGGAAAGGTAAAGAGCTTCACTGTAAGCTATGACTGTCTGAATGACAGTAACATCCCCCTCTTTTCAAGCGGGGACTCGGTCTCAGGAAGGGTGATTATTGAAGTCACAGGAGAAATCCGCGTGAAATCTCTCAAAATTCACGCTAAAGGATTTGCAAAAGTTCGTTGGACTGAATCACGAAATGCTGGATCCAACACTGCCTATACTCAAAATTACACTGAAGAAGTGGAATACTTAAACCATAGGGACATCTTAATTGGACACGAACGAG aTGAGGATAACTCAGAAGAAAGTCTCACCACTATCCATTCAGGAAGACACGAGTATGCATTTAGTTTTGAGCTTCCACAAAC ACCTCTGGCTACCTCCTTCGAAGGCAAACATGGCAGCGTGCGGTACTGGGTAAAAGCAGAACTGCACCGGCCTTGGCTCCTTCCCATGAAAGTCAAGAAAGAATTTACAGTCTTTGAACACATTGACATCAACACTCCGTTACTGCTG GCACCCCAGGCAGGCACGAAAGAGAAGACTTTGTGCTGCTGGTTCTGCACCTCAGGCCCAATTTCCCTAAGTGCCAAAATTGAAAGGAAGGGCTACACACCAG GAGAGTCGATTCAGATCTTCGCGGAGATCGAGAACTGCTCCTCCCGCGTGGTCGTGCCAAAGGCAGCCGTTTACCAAACACAGACCTTCTACGCCAAAGGCAAGATGAAGGAGGTCAAGCAGCTGGTGGCCAACCTGCGGGGGGAGTCCCTCTCCTCCGGCAAGACGGAAACGTGGAGCGGGAAAATGCTGAAGATCCCCCCCGTGTCCCCCTCCATCCTGGACTGCAGCATCATCCGAGTGGACTACTCCCTCATG gtgTACGTGGACATCCCGGGAGCGGTGAACATGTCCCTCAGCCTGCCCCTGGTCATCGGCACCATCCCGCTCCACCCGTTCGGCAGCCGCACCTCCTCCGTCAGCAGCCAGTGCAGCATGACCATGAGCTGGCTGGGCATGGCCCTGCCGGAGAGGCCCGAAG CACCGCCAAGCTATGCAGACATCGTCACGGAGGAGCGGAGGCTGGAGGCGCCCGTTACCCGGGATGAGTTCGAGGGGACGCTCTTCGCCTACATCCAGGAGTTCCGTTTCCAGCCTCCACCGCTCTATTCCGAG ATCGATCCGAACCCAGACCGGGCAAACGGAACGGAGGAGGGACGGCCGGACACCTGTCCATCACGCTGA
- the arrdc3b gene encoding arrestin domain-containing protein 3b isoform X2: MRVFGILCFSSLSDEDNSEESLTTIHSGRHEYAFSFELPQTPLATSFEGKHGSVRYWVKAELHRPWLLPMKVKKEFTVFEHIDINTPLLLAPQAGTKEKTLCCWFCTSGPISLSAKIERKGYTPGESIQIFAEIENCSSRVVVPKAAVYQTQTFYAKGKMKEVKQLVANLRGESLSSGKTETWSGKMLKIPPVSPSILDCSIIRVDYSLMVYVDIPGAVNMSLSLPLVIGTIPLHPFGSRTSSVSSQCSMTMSWLGMALPERPEAPPSYADIVTEERRLEAPVTRDEFEGTLFAYIQEFRFQPPPLYSEIDPNPDRANGTEEGRPDTCPSR; this comes from the exons ATGCGTGTATTtggaattttgtgtttttcctctctttcagaTGAGGATAACTCAGAAGAAAGTCTCACCACTATCCATTCAGGAAGACACGAGTATGCATTTAGTTTTGAGCTTCCACAAAC ACCTCTGGCTACCTCCTTCGAAGGCAAACATGGCAGCGTGCGGTACTGGGTAAAAGCAGAACTGCACCGGCCTTGGCTCCTTCCCATGAAAGTCAAGAAAGAATTTACAGTCTTTGAACACATTGACATCAACACTCCGTTACTGCTG GCACCCCAGGCAGGCACGAAAGAGAAGACTTTGTGCTGCTGGTTCTGCACCTCAGGCCCAATTTCCCTAAGTGCCAAAATTGAAAGGAAGGGCTACACACCAG GAGAGTCGATTCAGATCTTCGCGGAGATCGAGAACTGCTCCTCCCGCGTGGTCGTGCCAAAGGCAGCCGTTTACCAAACACAGACCTTCTACGCCAAAGGCAAGATGAAGGAGGTCAAGCAGCTGGTGGCCAACCTGCGGGGGGAGTCCCTCTCCTCCGGCAAGACGGAAACGTGGAGCGGGAAAATGCTGAAGATCCCCCCCGTGTCCCCCTCCATCCTGGACTGCAGCATCATCCGAGTGGACTACTCCCTCATG gtgTACGTGGACATCCCGGGAGCGGTGAACATGTCCCTCAGCCTGCCCCTGGTCATCGGCACCATCCCGCTCCACCCGTTCGGCAGCCGCACCTCCTCCGTCAGCAGCCAGTGCAGCATGACCATGAGCTGGCTGGGCATGGCCCTGCCGGAGAGGCCCGAAG CACCGCCAAGCTATGCAGACATCGTCACGGAGGAGCGGAGGCTGGAGGCGCCCGTTACCCGGGATGAGTTCGAGGGGACGCTCTTCGCCTACATCCAGGAGTTCCGTTTCCAGCCTCCACCGCTCTATTCCGAG ATCGATCCGAACCCAGACCGGGCAAACGGAACGGAGGAGGGACGGCCGGACACCTGTCCATCACGCTGA